AAATCAGGTGTCTTACTACAGGGCTACGCTAGGATTCAACACCTTTTACTGCTGTTTGGGTTGTTGTTTATATATAAATTAAAGGACCATAGAGAGTTTATTATATATTCCACTTTATCTATAATTGGGGTTTTCTTTTTCTTTATCCTTTGGGAATCTTGTTCTCGTTACTTAGTAAGCTTAACTCCTTTACTGATAATACTAAGCACGATGGGTTATTTTGGTGTTGATCAAAAACAGCAAACACATCAGACGAAAATGCATAAGGTATGAAGGAGTTATTATAATGAAGCGGTTTATTAAATTCGGAACGGTTGGTATTTTTAACACACTTATTACGATTTGTAGTTTTATCCTATTTCTCAATATAGGTATCCATTATATAGTCGCAAATGGCCTTTCCTATGGATTAGGCGTCTTAAATAGCTATTATTGGAATAGGAATTGGGTCTTTGGATCAAACTCAAAACATTTATCCTTAATTAGCAAATTTATAGTTGTTAACCTCGTTACACTCTGTTTTAATACAGGTATTCTTTTTATATTTGTGAATCACTTTCATTTGCACCCAATATTATCAAATATTGTTGCTGTCGGAATGGGATTAGTTATCAACTTTCTTTTAAATTATAAGTGGACCTTTAAATAAAGTGGAGGAATATGTAATGAACAAATTAATATCCATTGTTATTCCAATGTATTTCGAAGAGAATGTAGCCCATGAATGCTATCGGAGGCTAAAACAAGTCATGGAGGATCATTTATTCCAATATGAATTTGTCTTTGTTAATGATGGGAGTAAGGATAAAACTGAAGAAATTCTAACTGAGCTATCGTCAGTTGATAAACAAGTAAAAGTGATTAACTTCTCTCGAAACTTTGGTCATCAAACAGCTGTAACAGCAGGAGTCCATTATGCAAGTGGGGATGCTATTGTCATTATTGATGCAGATTTACAAGATCCTCCCGAGCTCATACCTTCCCTTATTAACAAATGGAAGGAAGGGTATGAAATCGTTTATGCCAAAAGAAAGAAAAGGCAAGGAGAAACATGGTTCAAACTACTAACAGCGAAGTATTTTTATAGATTTCTTAACTATATGTCAGAAATTGAAATTCCTAAGGACACAGGAGATTTTCGTCTCATTGATCGAAAAGTAGCCAATGTGTTTATTCAAATGAGTGAAAGAAATAGATTTGTTCGAGGAATGTTTTCGTGGATTGGTTTCAATCAAACCTATATTGAATATGAACGCGACGAAAGGTTTGCAGGTGAAACAAAATATCCACTTAAAAAGATGATCCGTTTTGCTTCTGATGGAATCATTGCCTTTTCCACTAAACCTTTAAAAATCGTTATGACTTTAGGGTTTTGTTCTGTACTTGTTTCTATCTTCGTGTTGCTCTATACACTCGTCATCAAATTAACCGGTCAGCAAGTACAAGCAGGGTGGGCATCCATTATGGTCGCAATCACTTTTTTCAGTGGGATTCAACTTTTAGGGATGGGAATTGTCGGACAATACATTGCGCGTATTTATGATGAAAGTAAGAATCGACCAATTTATATCGTCAAGGATACAATTAACATTGAAGAGATGGATAAAAATAGGGACTAGTAAAGTTAATAATGCAAAAATTGCAAGCTAATTAAACTGTTTTGCATATTCGGTCTGTCTGAAAAGTAACTTTTTAGAAAAAAAAAAACCCAAAAATGCTGTTTTATCAACATTTTTGGGTTTTCAATATGTCCTCATTTTTATGATATTGGACTTTCTGGACTATCCTTTTCAATCAATTATATAGACTTATTTCATATCCACTAACGCTTGATATTGCTTTTCAAATCTCCAAGCATCCGTGCACATAGCTTTTAAATCACGTTTCGCTGTCCAGCCTAATGCTTTTTGTGCTTTTGAAGCATCTGCATAACAATAAGCAATATCTCCCGGGCGACGATCCACAATTTCATATGGAATTTCAATACCATTCGCTTCCTCAAAGGTTTTTACTATTTGTAAAACACTCGTTCCCTCACCAGTACCTAAATTATAAATATGAGCCCCTTCATCGAGATGATCGAGTGCTGCAACATGACCTTCAGCCAAATCCATCACATGAATATAGTCCCTTACACCTGTCCCATCTACAGTGTTATAATCATCACCAAATATTCTCAGCTTGTCCAACTCGCCTTTAGCAACTTTTGTAACGAAAGGCATCAGGTTATTCGGAATTCCGTTTGGCGCTTCACCAATGAACCCACTCTCATGAGCTCCAACTGGATTAAAATAACGAAGGAGCGCAACTGAAAATTTTGGATTAGCATGGGCAATATCCATTAAAATTCGCTCACTCATGGCCTTTGTTTCTCCATAAGGGTTGGTTGTTGGTAAAAGCTCCATCGACTCTTTAAAAGGTACTTCATTTTCTCCATAGACAGTTGCCGATGAGCTAAATACAAAACGATGAACACCATAATGCTGGCAAACTTTCGCAAGTACCATCGTACTCACCAAATTATTATAGTAGTAATGTAAAGGTCGTTCTACTGACTCACCAACTGCTTTAAAACCCGCAAAGTGAATCACACCGTCTAAAGCGTGCTTAGCAAATATGGCCTCCACAGCCTGTTCATCCGTCACATCTATTTGATAAAATAAAACGTCCTTATTAGATATTTCTTTTATCCGATGGATCGTTTCTATCTTACTGTTACTGAGATTATCAGCCACAATAACTGAATGCCCCGCTTCTAGCAGCGCCACACATGTATGCGAGCCAATATACCCTGCTCCACCTGTTACTAAAATATTCATTGTTTTTAACCTCACCTTTCCAACTTGCTTGTATATAGGTTATTCATTCTTTCTATTTTTATCATTTAGCCTTTCAATACCAATACTAGACATTTTATCAGAAATATCATTATAAAGGAACAAGCCTCAGATTAGTATGTAATGTTTCCAAAACATAGATAGGTCGTCTATCTTGATATTCAAAGCTACTTAGGAGGGATAGTTTAACGATTCTTATCTACAAAAAAACATAAAACCTTGTCTCCCCTCCAATTGTACCGTACACTTAGTGTATAAAAAATGGAGGGAAAATGTAATGATACTTCAATTAAAAGTAAGCTTAAAAGATATGAAGCCCCCTGTTTGGCGAAGGCTTCAAGTAGATGAGAAAATGACCTTTTACGATTTTCATGACGCGCTTCAAATTGCATTTGAATGGAATGATGCTCACCTTCACGTTTTTGATGTAAGAAAATCTAGAAGTGAACGGATTCCTTATCCTACCATGATTGGATTAAATGAGACGAATGATTTTATGAATTACCAGTACGATGAAAGAGAAGAAAGACTCGGAGACTGGCTCGTCAATGAAAAAGATCGGATTGTTTATACATATGACTTTGGGGACGATTGGGAACATGAAATTGTCCTTGAAAAACGGCTACCTATTGATGAAAACACCACTTATCCAAATTGCGTGAAAGCCATGCGAGTAGCACCTCCTGAAGATAGTAGAGGCGATCTTTTTGAAGGATTCGTTGAGATAGAGGAGATTCCAACAAAAGAATTAACAGCGGATATTTCCGAAGAGTTAGCCTTTTTTTTCACCGATGAATATGCTTATGGAAAAAAGGAGAAGGATGACTGGCCTTTGCTTCTTTCCCTAGCTGAAGAATTTAAAGCACTACAACCGTGGCAGTGGATGAGTGATTACCAGTTATTCGCTATAGAAGATCCGGAAACAGAAGAACTATGCTTTTGCTCCGTAATGGGCGCTGCTGGTGAAGAATTCGGACTCGCTGCCTATATAGGTGCTGAAGGATTTCATTTTTTGCGCAAGCTTTTTAACGATGAAATTGATGAAAGTAACCATTTGAAGCAACGGTCCATTGTTTTCTGCTTATCAGACCGTAATGAATTGAGTAATGATGATTATGACCTTTTAAAAACGCACGGGTTCTCGTATCGCGGAAAAAAACAATGGCCTCAATTCAGAAGCTTTCATCCGAATCATTTCCCATGGAAATTAGACTCGAGAGAAGTACAACTAATGTCTACCATATTAAAACAAGCGATAGAGGTGTGTAAACAAGCCAAACTAAACTCTATACTATTTGATGTCCCAGATACTGTGTTTATAGGAA
This portion of the Bacillus carboniphilus genome encodes:
- a CDS encoding glycosyltransferase family 2 protein, producing MNKLISIVIPMYFEENVAHECYRRLKQVMEDHLFQYEFVFVNDGSKDKTEEILTELSSVDKQVKVINFSRNFGHQTAVTAGVHYASGDAIVIIDADLQDPPELIPSLINKWKEGYEIVYAKRKKRQGETWFKLLTAKYFYRFLNYMSEIEIPKDTGDFRLIDRKVANVFIQMSERNRFVRGMFSWIGFNQTYIEYERDERFAGETKYPLKKMIRFASDGIIAFSTKPLKIVMTLGFCSVLVSIFVLLYTLVIKLTGQQVQAGWASIMVAITFFSGIQLLGMGIVGQYIARIYDESKNRPIYIVKDTINIEEMDKNRD
- the galE gene encoding UDP-glucose 4-epimerase GalE — protein: MNILVTGGAGYIGSHTCVALLEAGHSVIVADNLSNSKIETIHRIKEISNKDVLFYQIDVTDEQAVEAIFAKHALDGVIHFAGFKAVGESVERPLHYYYNNLVSTMVLAKVCQHYGVHRFVFSSSATVYGENEVPFKESMELLPTTNPYGETKAMSERILMDIAHANPKFSVALLRYFNPVGAHESGFIGEAPNGIPNNLMPFVTKVAKGELDKLRIFGDDYNTVDGTGVRDYIHVMDLAEGHVAALDHLDEGAHIYNLGTGEGTSVLQIVKTFEEANGIEIPYEIVDRRPGDIAYCYADASKAQKALGWTAKRDLKAMCTDAWRFEKQYQALVDMK
- a CDS encoding plasmid pRiA4b ORF-3 family protein — encoded protein: MILQLKVSLKDMKPPVWRRLQVDEKMTFYDFHDALQIAFEWNDAHLHVFDVRKSRSERIPYPTMIGLNETNDFMNYQYDEREERLGDWLVNEKDRIVYTYDFGDDWEHEIVLEKRLPIDENTTYPNCVKAMRVAPPEDSRGDLFEGFVEIEEIPTKELTADISEELAFFFTDEYAYGKKEKDDWPLLLSLAEEFKALQPWQWMSDYQLFAIEDPETEELCFCSVMGAAGEEFGLAAYIGAEGFHFLRKLFNDEIDESNHLKQRSIVFCLSDRNELSNDDYDLLKTHGFSYRGKKQWPQFRSFHPNHFPWKLDSREVQLMSTILKQAIEVCKQAKLNSILFDVPDTVFIGRRLDENTGKWKDVNFEVAYAGLEKPIVPLLINEMELQKLRNETKTLNIKIEFGIEHLPTPTQDSPDERPYYPTVLIGVDKKTGMIVFNEIINRNQFNLEEGIQHGIVNMIERLKGIPREIWIKENNEYLIDAIARKLKIRLMTVQSLRHIEEVMNHMKAFY
- a CDS encoding GtrA family protein, which codes for MKRFIKFGTVGIFNTLITICSFILFLNIGIHYIVANGLSYGLGVLNSYYWNRNWVFGSNSKHLSLISKFIVVNLVTLCFNTGILFIFVNHFHLHPILSNIVAVGMGLVINFLLNYKWTFK